TGGCTTTATGCCTAGGGAGAGGGACAGCCATCCCAATCTGTCGTGGTGGTCACTGTAGGCCCATGAACCCTCAATACTCTCGTCCTCTATCGACGAGAAAGACAGCAAGTTGAGAAACATAGCAGTTAGGATTAGAGCATCGGCGGTCTGCTGGTCTAATGGCCCGGTCAGCGCCCCCTGAAAGTTCTTGAGAGCTAGTGCCTGCTGGAAATGTTCTGCGATGCGGTGCGAAGATTTGGACGCGGATTGAACACGGAGATGCGATGCTGAGACGGCAAGAATGGAGTCTAGTAAGAATGGACGGCAAAGACCCAGGGAGAGAATGGGGTTGACTTGTGCTCCATCTAGCATGAGCAATTCCGGAAACAGGTGCTGAAAGTGGTGCATCAGAACGATGCGAGGTGTCCCGTATGGCGTCTGAGACTCGTCGGGATCGAAGCCACATATCGCTGGCGATGAGCCCAGTGTACCGAACCGCTGGATCTTACGCCCCAGGACAATTGATGTCTCTTCGTCTGGGTTGGACACAGAGTCAGAGCCCGAGTCATCAGACGTGTagttgcaccagacattgctTCTGAGGCACCGGGAACATGATGGACGGGCTTCATCACACTGGCCAGCGATTCTGTTAGTTTTGTGATTAAAAGGGCGAGATGTGTCATGTATGGGCTTTGTACCTTGACTCTCTTCACTTTACAACCCAAACAACCCGTCTTGGACTTCTGATGCGTCTTTCGGCGCCGGTATTTCCTCGCAGACCCAGAGCCCTGTCCAGAGTGCGGTTGGAACGAAATGACCCGAAAGTCCGGCTCACTGGGCATGTTGTTCAACTTTGTCCCTCTTGTCAACCTCCTTGCTTGCCGGGGTTCCGATCGTACAGATTGTAGCAGTTCAGGGTATGTTCCAATACCAGAAGCACTGAGTACCCAGAACAGGAAAACGAGGCCGTCATTTTGAGACTGGCGACGGCAGGTCTAGTTATGAAGGCTTCGACCTTCAAGGTGTCGAGGTATGAATTGGTTGGACGTGTAATGAATGTTTCGGGATGATTACCTGGTGTGGCGTCGACCTCGTTTTCCCTTTTGAGCGATAGCGCCATCAGTTTTGGGGAAACGAGACTGTTCGGATCCACTCCTTCCTCACAGATACGTTGGATTTGGGACGCATGATATTGGATGACCACAGCTTGGACCATTGGATACGGCACTACGATGGCAAGCTTGTCTCCTAACTACCGAAATATCTGCTCCTTTCCTGAATACCTGTCACAGTAATCCGAGTGATCAACCTTCGTCCTCTCGCTTTCCTCGGACAGTTGTACGCTACGAATCACTGATAGCACTGCCTCAATGGGGGGAATTTGGCTTATGACTTTGGCCATGCGAGATCAACAGTATTGCATTGTGACCTTGAAGAAGTGGAAGAAAAAGGCAAGATTCTTCTCGTTTGCCAAATTGGGTAGTGGGCGTGACGGCTTCATATCTTAATATAAAGGGTCAGCAAAGGCATCAGAAAAATGGTGAACATACCAAGGTTTGACGCACGACTCCTCGACCACCTCGCGACCAAAACTGATCATCAAAATGCTGAACCTCTCAATCCCAATACTTCTTGCCACCGTGGCCAGAGCCTTTGCCAATCCAACCGACTGTCCCCCGCAGGGTCGtcttgttgaccttggctATGCGAAGCATGTCCCCACGTTTGTCAACAAAACCGTCTCTGGACATAAGGTTACAATCTACAAGAATATCCGCTTTGCTAAAGAACCAACCGGAAACCTTCGATTCCGGGCACCGGATACTAGACTCCCCAAAGTCAATGGCGTCCAAGATGGTAAAGTGCCGTGGGCAAGTACAAGTTGCGTCTCCTCTGCGCCAGGATATGTCCCCTTTCCCGACATCAACGGCACTACCTGGGGACGGGAGGACTGTCTGTTCCTTGATGTTTATGTACCAGACGGCGTGAAGCCAGGCGACGATGTTCCCGTGCTACACAACTTCTTTGGCAGTGCGTACGCTTTTGGAAGCAAGGATATTATGTTTTCGCCAATGGGCTTGTTTGATAGAATGTTTGAGGACCATGCTGGCAAATTCATATTTGTGACAAACAATTATAGGTTCGGAAATTCGCCATGTTATACTTTCTATAATGTTAGCTAACCTGTACGTTTATTCTTAGACTTGGCGTGCCAGGTTGGACCTATGCCGCAGGCGAAGACATGGACGGCAATGTCGGTATGCTGGACTGCATCGCCGCCGCAGAATGGACAGCCAAGTACAttggcaagtttggcggTGACGGTCGACGTATTACGGCAGTTGGACAAAGTGCGGGATCCGGCATGATGTATTACATGATGGTTGCTTATGGCGGTCGTCGCAAACTCCCATTTCAGCAGGTACGCCATGACTCTTGGAATCCTGCGAATTGCATGACTGACAGTATCTAGGCATATTTGTCGTCGCCTGCTGGTGGCCCGAAGCGAAATGTTACCGagcggcagaagaagctgttTGACCTGGTGCTCAAGACTGCCAATTGTACAACGCTACAATGCCTACGATCCGTCCCTGAGAAGACCATGATAGCGGTTAACAATGAATTGATCAACAACATGCCCTCAGAAAGCGGCGGCGGTCAGATAGGAGCTCTCCATGGGTTTGGTCCTGCTCCAGATGGGAAAATCGTACCCGACCTGCCACTGGTCCTGCTGAAAAGGGGACAATTTTACAAAGGGCTCAAAGGTTTGATTTTAGGCAGTATGGCCCTTGAAGGTAAGGGAACATCGCACGACACCGACCTACCAGAGTATTTCCCTATCTTGGTACGACAGCAAATGCCCTCAGCAAGCAACGTCACCGTTCAGACGTTGCAAGATGAATACTATGACGCCAACGATCTCCCCAAAATGGCCTGGGATTGGACAACagatgttgtgtttgcgTGCAATGCAAACAATCTCGCCAATGCATTGCCGAATCTAGCGAAGAGATATATTATGTCGACGCCGCCGGCGATTCATGGACAAGATCTAGTGTGTAAGTCGTTATTCGGGGAAAGAATCTTAAAGCGTTTGCTAATTACAACATTAGATTTCTTCAACAACGAGAATATCACCCCTGTCAATGACACTGACCTGGTGAATGGCTTTCAAAGACGACTCCTCAAGTTTGTCAATGGCCAGAAGTTGGATTGGCCGGCTTGGGGTTCCGCAAAGGGCATGTACAACATCAAAGAGAGTTTCGAGGCGACGACATTGCCGGAGAAGCTGAGGCATCGATGCGATTTGTTGAACAAGTTCATCCTCGATCCAGTGAACGGCGCGTAAGTTGTGTCACCGGAGTGGACGGATTATGTTGATTTGTTGAGATATGGTTGCCATGCGATAATTTTGAGGGGCGTCTCCTAACTCTCGCATGGCATGAATTGAAGATATTGAATAGTTGCAATCATGGCCAATGAGACTCGCATCTTCCCCCTCGTGTTGCGGGCTGCAAAGGGTTGAGTAATGGTGCACAGAACAATTTCCTACCCACAGGAAAGTATGGCTGTGACAACTGTTCAACATATTTTCAAACAAAGAGTTGGGTTGAGAGTAAGGCAAACCACCACTAGCTGACATGAAATGACTGTTGATATGACAATGAAATCGCTAATATCATTGGATGTCTTGTCAATCACCGTTTTGATTATCGCCATGGTAAAATCGTATTGCATGTGCAAATTCCTTTGGTGATTATGAAAACCTGGACTTCGCATGTTTGCAGCTCTACGCAAAGTTGACCGAGCCGGCACCGATGGTTTGTGCAGTACGAAGAGATCGGCACAAATTGGAGGCATCAATTGCTCGCAACTCAAGCCGCCCCGAGGCGTTGCGCTAAGGATACTCTTATTTCTTGGCATTGATTGTGATAGGCTCCATTGAAGGTGGGCTGCTCGACGCACTCGTGATGTGAGGCGAACCGACTGGGGTAAAACTTGCACAGTGTGCCCCAAGTAGATTGCATAAATGAATCAAGGAGAAAAGTGCAGATTGCCCACAGCGGGAGTGTCCTTCGTCCGAGATTGCTGATAGAAACCACACATTATTGGGGCTTTACAACACTGGACAGGCCGTATTGATGTAAAATGCATGAAAGATGGAGTTCTCTGTGCAAGCC
The genomic region above belongs to Pochonia chlamydosporia 170 chromosome 2, whole genome shotgun sequence and contains:
- a CDS encoding C6 transcription factor (similar to Metarhizium robertsii ARSEF 23 XP_007821641.1); the protein is MPSEPDFRVISFQPHSGQGSGSARKYRRRKTHQKSKTGCLGCKVKRVKCDEARPSCSRCLRSNVWCNYTSDDSGSDSVSNPDEETSIVLGRKIQRFGTLGSSPAICGFDPDESQTPYGTPRIVLMHHFQHLFPELLMLDGAQVNPILSLGLCRPFLLDSILAVSASHLRVQSASKSSHRIAEHFQQALALKNFQGALTGPLDQQTADALILTAMFLNLLSFSSIEDESIEGSWAYSDHHDRLGWLSLSLGIKPLIYATETFRPDSILSWMFDSSDDEAKTFHGAWESMNLEGVPQHWLELVGLNPESTPDAKYFQTVRILSETTRLEPKPEYFFLYANMIGTLDVDFRFELERRDEAAMWLMGYWLGLLCRYDFWWCRKRVSRDYRGVCKKLQEMGVRNRPGADGVMWKKLMDDLETSPYWKGLRECGRVYGEM
- a CDS encoding lipase (similar to Trichophyton rubrum CBS 118892 XP_003236999.1); protein product: MLNLSIPILLATVARAFANPTDCPPQGRLVDLGYAKHVPTFVNKTVSGHKVTIYKNIRFAKEPTGNLRFRAPDTRLPKVNGVQDGKVPWASTSCVSSAPGYVPFPDINGTTWGREDCLFLDVYVPDGVKPGDDVPVLHNFFGSAYAFGSKDIMFSPMGLFDRMFEDHAGKFIFVTNNYRLGVPGWTYAAGEDMDGNVGMLDCIAAAEWTAKYIGKFGGDGRRITAVGQSAGSGMMYYMMVAYGGRRKLPFQQAYLSSPAGGPKRNVTERQKKLFDLVLKTANCTTLQCLRSVPEKTMIAVNNELINNMPSESGGGQIGALHGFGPAPDGKIVPDLPLVLLKRGQFYKGLKGLILGSMALEGKGTSHDTDLPEYFPILVRQQMPSASNVTVQTLQDEYYDANDLPKMAWDWTTDVVFACNANNLANALPNLAKRYIMSTPPAIHGQDLVYFFNNENITPVNDTDLVNGFQRRLLKFVNGQKLDWPAWGSAKGMYNIKESFEATTLPEKLRHRCDLLNKFILDPVNGA